A window of Candidatus Pantoea floridensis contains these coding sequences:
- the hutI gene encoding imidazolonepropionase, translated as MAETKQIDSLWLGADIVTMRDGHYNLIADGALAVDQGKLIWLGPRSECPAFTAREEHAFSGGIITPGLVDCHTHLVFGGDRSQEFEQRLNGVSYAEIAAQGGGILSTVRATRAASQQELVASARWRLDRLLAEGVTTVEIKSGYGLDEASELTMLRAIRELAKTVPADVQATCLAAHGFPPEFKDNPQGWIDIICQRLLPQVKAEGLADAVDAFCEHLAFSPQQVRAVFDAAKALDFPVKLHAEQLSALGGAALAARYGALSADHLEYATEEDAKAMAQHGTVAVLLPGAFYLLRETQRPPVELFRQHGVPMALASDANPGTSPALSLRLMLNMGCTLFGLTPEEALAGVTLWGAKALGLQQSHGSLEVGKVANFVHWPLARPAELVYWLGGELPCQVIYRGEAQ; from the coding sequence ATGGCAGAAACGAAGCAGATCGACAGCCTGTGGCTGGGGGCCGACATCGTTACGATGCGTGACGGGCACTACAATCTGATTGCCGACGGCGCGCTGGCGGTCGATCAAGGGAAACTGATTTGGCTAGGGCCGCGCAGCGAATGCCCGGCGTTTACTGCACGCGAAGAGCATGCATTTAGCGGCGGCATCATCACGCCCGGTCTGGTGGATTGCCATACGCATCTGGTGTTTGGCGGCGATCGCAGCCAGGAGTTTGAGCAGCGTTTGAATGGCGTAAGCTATGCGGAGATCGCGGCGCAGGGCGGCGGCATTCTCTCCACGGTGCGTGCTACCCGCGCTGCATCGCAGCAAGAGCTGGTGGCGAGCGCGCGCTGGCGGTTGGATCGGCTGCTGGCGGAAGGCGTGACCACGGTAGAGATCAAATCGGGTTACGGTCTTGATGAAGCCAGCGAGCTGACCATGCTGCGTGCCATCCGCGAGCTGGCGAAAACGGTACCCGCCGATGTGCAGGCCACCTGCTTAGCCGCGCACGGTTTCCCGCCGGAGTTTAAAGATAACCCGCAAGGCTGGATCGATATCATCTGCCAACGCCTGTTACCGCAGGTGAAAGCCGAAGGATTGGCGGATGCGGTGGATGCATTTTGTGAGCATTTAGCCTTTTCGCCGCAGCAGGTCCGCGCGGTATTTGATGCAGCTAAGGCACTGGATTTTCCGGTGAAACTGCATGCTGAACAGTTGTCGGCGCTGGGCGGCGCGGCGCTGGCGGCGCGTTACGGCGCGCTCTCCGCCGACCACCTCGAATACGCTACCGAAGAGGATGCGAAAGCCATGGCGCAGCACGGTACCGTTGCAGTACTGCTGCCGGGCGCGTTTTATCTGCTGCGTGAAACCCAGCGCCCGCCGGTGGAACTCTTCCGCCAGCACGGCGTGCCGATGGCGCTGGCCAGCGATGCCAATCCGGGCACTTCACCGGCATTATCGCTGCGCCTGATGCTCAACATGGGCTGCACGCTGTTTGGTTTAACGCCGGAAGAGGCGCTGGCAGGCGTGACCTTGTGGGGGGCCAAAGCGTTAGGACTTCAGCAGTCGCACGGTTCGCTGGAAGTGGGCAAGGTGGCGAATTTTGTCCACTGGCCGCTGGCGCGTCCGGCTGAGTTGGTTTATTGGCTGGGCGGCGAACTGCCGTGCCAGGTTATTTATCGTGGAGAAGCGCAATGA
- a CDS encoding formimidoylglutamate deiminase: protein MTTFFAPRALLADGWHEHVLIATNATGHITDLTPNSEPGTATRLVGSVIPAMANLHSHAFQRAMAGLAEVAGDPQDSFWTWRDLMYRMVQRLSPEQVGAIATHLYIDMLKGGYSQVAEFHYLHHDPLGQPYADDAMQLALMAAADTAGIGQTLLPVLYSYSGFGSQPASDGQRRFIQQTAAYLQQQQRVASWSADKPLLNHGICFHSLRAVDEAQMHEVLAACPQDVPVHIHVAEQEKEVNDSLAWSGERPVAWLLNRFDVDQRWCLIHATHLDDDEIERMAMSGAVAGLCPTTEANLGDGIFPAVEYIARGGRWGIGSDSHVSLSALEELRWLEYGQRLRDRRRNRITLPNQPSVGDLLWQQAAQGGAQACGVQAGELAIGKRADWLVLAEDAFLGSVSTASLLNRWLFGGQREQIRDVFVAGKQVIHQGHHAAEHQAAAHFAEAMRALQ from the coding sequence ATGACAACTTTTTTTGCCCCCCGCGCGCTGCTGGCCGATGGCTGGCACGAACACGTGCTGATCGCCACCAACGCGACCGGACACATCACTGACCTTACACCCAACAGCGAGCCCGGTACGGCGACGCGCCTGGTTGGATCGGTTATCCCGGCGATGGCCAACCTGCATTCCCACGCCTTCCAGCGTGCGATGGCCGGGCTGGCCGAAGTGGCGGGCGATCCGCAGGATAGCTTCTGGACGTGGCGCGATCTGATGTATCGCATGGTGCAGCGACTGTCGCCAGAGCAGGTCGGTGCTATCGCTACCCATCTCTACATCGATATGCTGAAAGGTGGCTACAGCCAGGTGGCGGAATTCCACTATTTGCACCACGATCCGCTCGGCCAACCCTATGCTGATGATGCGATGCAGCTCGCCCTGATGGCTGCGGCCGACACCGCCGGCATTGGCCAAACGCTGCTGCCGGTGTTGTACAGCTATAGCGGCTTTGGTTCGCAGCCCGCCAGCGACGGCCAGCGCCGTTTTATCCAGCAAACTGCGGCCTACCTGCAACAGCAGCAGCGTGTGGCGAGCTGGAGCGCGGATAAGCCGCTGCTTAATCATGGCATCTGTTTCCATTCGCTGCGCGCGGTGGATGAAGCGCAGATGCACGAGGTGTTAGCCGCTTGCCCGCAGGATGTGCCGGTGCACATCCACGTTGCCGAGCAGGAAAAAGAGGTGAATGACAGCCTGGCGTGGAGCGGCGAACGTCCGGTGGCCTGGCTACTCAATCGCTTCGATGTCGATCAACGCTGGTGTTTGATTCACGCCACCCATCTGGATGACGATGAGATTGAGCGCATGGCGATGAGTGGCGCAGTGGCAGGTTTATGCCCAACCACCGAGGCCAATCTCGGCGACGGCATTTTCCCGGCGGTGGAGTACATTGCACGCGGTGGCCGCTGGGGCATTGGTTCTGACAGCCATGTATCGCTTAGCGCGCTGGAGGAATTACGCTGGCTGGAGTACGGCCAACGACTACGCGATCGTCGGCGCAACCGCATTACGTTGCCGAACCAGCCGTCGGTGGGCGATCTGCTGTGGCAGCAAGCCGCGCAGGGTGGCGCGCAGGCGTGCGGCGTGCAGGCTGGCGAATTAGCCATCGGCAAACGTGCCGACTGGCTGGTGCTGGCAGAAGATGCGTTTCTCGGCAGCGTTAGCACCGCTTCGCTGCTGAATCGCTGGCTGTTTGGTGGGCAACGCGAGCAGATTCGCGACGTGTTTGTGGCGGGCAAGCAGGTCATTCATCAAGGCCATCATGCGGCAGAACACCAGGCGGCAGCGCACTTTGCCGAAGCGATGAGGGCGTTACAATGA
- a CDS encoding HutD/Ves family protein — MRTRFAYDQLPVSRWRNGGGETREIISYPPGEAQFEWRASIATISADGPFSPFPGIDRVITLLHGDSVLLESAHLQQRLQPLQPWAFPGEWAIDAKISGSCQDFNIMTRRGSWRSAVSLAQTAVSGENGVAWVVAGSWQTPAGETLAVNQGIWWLDEKLQLAPQTHDARLLFVALTRDL, encoded by the coding sequence ATGAGAACGCGCTTTGCCTATGACCAGCTACCGGTGAGCCGCTGGCGCAACGGCGGCGGTGAGACGCGTGAAATTATCAGCTATCCGCCGGGCGAAGCGCAGTTTGAGTGGCGCGCCAGCATCGCGACCATTTCCGCCGACGGCCCCTTTTCCCCCTTCCCCGGCATTGATCGCGTGATTACCCTGCTGCACGGCGACAGCGTCTTGCTGGAAAGTGCCCACCTTCAGCAGCGGTTACAGCCGCTGCAGCCGTGGGCATTCCCCGGTGAATGGGCGATTGACGCCAAAATTAGCGGCAGCTGTCAGGACTTCAATATTATGACGCGGCGCGGCAGCTGGCGCTCTGCGGTCAGCCTTGCGCAAACAGCGGTCAGCGGTGAAAACGGTGTGGCGTGGGTGGTAGCGGGCTCATGGCAAACGCCAGCCGGGGAAACGCTGGCAGTGAATCAGGGGATTTGGTGGCTGGATGAAAAGCTACAGCTGGCACCGCAAACGCATGATGCCAGGCTGCTGTTCGTGGCGCTTACCCGTGACCTCTAA
- the hutC gene encoding histidine utilization repressor — MAEQTAVAQLAAAMGDEPAPIYQRVKQAIVSQIREGHWKANQRVPSESELVNELGVSRMTINRALRELTSEGFLVRMQGVGTFVAEMKGYTAMLEVHNIADEIAQRGHQHSCQILSIGQMKADPEQAAVLGLSTGQTLFHSLIVHYENDLPVQLEDRLVNPLVAPDYLSQDYHQLTPYTYLMRVAPLTAGEHIVEAVLPDLRQRKHLALDEHEPCLLIRRQTWSDNKIVTYARLLYPGSRYKLLGRFRGHG; from the coding sequence ATGGCGGAGCAAACGGCAGTAGCACAGCTGGCTGCGGCGATGGGGGATGAACCCGCGCCAATTTACCAGCGGGTGAAGCAGGCGATCGTTAGCCAGATCCGTGAAGGTCACTGGAAAGCCAACCAGCGTGTGCCCTCTGAAAGTGAGCTGGTCAATGAGCTAGGCGTAAGCCGTATGACTATTAATCGCGCGCTGCGTGAGTTAACCAGCGAAGGTTTTCTGGTGCGCATGCAGGGAGTTGGCACCTTTGTCGCGGAGATGAAGGGCTACACCGCGATGCTGGAAGTGCACAACATCGCCGATGAAATTGCCCAACGTGGGCATCAGCACAGCTGCCAGATTTTGTCGATTGGGCAGATGAAGGCCGATCCGGAACAGGCGGCGGTGCTGGGCTTGTCTACCGGGCAAACGCTATTCCACTCGCTGATCGTGCATTACGAAAACGATCTGCCGGTACAGCTGGAAGACCGTTTGGTAAACCCGCTGGTGGCGCCGGATTATCTTAGCCAGGATTACCATCAGCTGACGCCCTATACCTATTTGATGCGCGTGGCGCCGCTGACGGCGGGTGAACATATTGTGGAAGCCGTATTGCCGGATCTGCGCCAGCGTAAGCATCTGGCGCTGGATGAGCACGAACCCTGCCTGCTGATTCGCCGTCAGACGTGGAGCGATAACAAGATTGTGACTTACGCACGTCTGCTTTATCCGGGCTCGCGCTATAAATTGCTGGGACGGTTTAGAGGTCACGGGTAA
- the hutH gene encoding histidine ammonia-lyase — protein MSGSVQEIRLIPGEVDLATLRSIYQSKVTLTLADEARAAIDRAHETVDAIVASGNVVYGINTGFGKLAQTQIPSARLAELQRNLVLSHSVGLGDLLPDNVARLVVATKIISLARGHSGVRIELIEALLALFNSGVMPCIPEKGSVGASGDLAPLAHLSLMLLGEGQVRVNGELIPATEGLARVGLQPIVLGPKEGLALLNGTQVSTALALRGLFEAENLFAAGLMAGALSLEAIKGSVKPFDARIHEARGQVGQINVAAAVSSLLSGSEILSSHTHCGRVQDPYSIRCVPQVMGACLDNLTHAARVLQIEANAASDNPLVFSDSGDVISGGNFHAEPVAFAADILALAIAEIGAISERRLALLLDTGLSGLPPFLVHDGGVNSGFMIAQVTAAALASENKSLAHPGSVDSLPTSANQEDHVSMATYAARRLGSMCFNTAAVVGIEAMAAAQGIDFHRPLQSSPTLEQEMSRIREKVAFLDHDRLLAPDIESMRLWASDSVWPHSLTALLPSQRKTVN, from the coding sequence ATGTCAGGTTCGGTTCAGGAAATTCGCCTCATTCCCGGTGAAGTGGACCTCGCGACCTTGCGCAGTATTTATCAGAGCAAGGTGACGCTTACGTTGGCAGATGAAGCGCGTGCGGCCATCGACCGTGCCCATGAAACCGTTGATGCCATTGTGGCATCCGGCAACGTGGTGTACGGCATTAATACCGGTTTTGGCAAGCTGGCGCAGACGCAGATTCCTTCGGCGCGGCTGGCGGAGCTGCAGCGTAATCTGGTGCTGTCGCACAGCGTTGGCCTGGGTGATTTGTTGCCGGATAATGTCGCACGCCTGGTGGTAGCGACCAAAATTATCAGCCTGGCGCGCGGCCATTCTGGCGTGCGCATCGAACTGATCGAAGCACTGCTGGCGCTATTCAACTCGGGTGTGATGCCCTGCATTCCGGAGAAAGGATCGGTCGGCGCGTCCGGCGATCTGGCGCCGTTGGCACACCTTTCACTGATGCTGCTGGGCGAAGGGCAGGTGCGCGTAAATGGTGAATTGATCCCCGCCACCGAAGGTTTGGCGCGCGTTGGCTTACAGCCAATTGTGCTGGGGCCTAAAGAGGGCCTGGCGCTGCTAAACGGCACCCAGGTCTCGACTGCGCTGGCGCTGCGCGGTCTGTTTGAAGCAGAAAACCTGTTCGCAGCGGGCTTGATGGCCGGTGCGCTATCGCTGGAAGCGATCAAGGGCTCAGTAAAACCGTTTGATGCGCGGATTCATGAAGCACGCGGTCAGGTGGGACAGATCAACGTCGCCGCCGCCGTCTCTTCTTTATTATCCGGCAGTGAAATTCTCAGCTCACACACCCACTGTGGTCGCGTGCAGGATCCCTACTCGATTCGCTGCGTACCGCAGGTGATGGGCGCCTGCCTGGATAACCTGACGCACGCTGCACGGGTATTGCAGATTGAAGCCAACGCCGCCTCCGATAATCCGCTGGTGTTCAGTGACAGCGGCGATGTGATTTCCGGCGGTAACTTCCACGCCGAACCGGTGGCCTTTGCCGCCGATATTCTGGCCCTGGCGATTGCCGAGATCGGTGCCATTTCTGAGCGTCGCCTGGCGCTGCTGCTGGATACCGGTCTTTCAGGCCTGCCGCCGTTCCTCGTACACGATGGCGGTGTCAACTCCGGCTTTATGATTGCCCAGGTGACCGCGGCGGCGCTGGCTTCCGAAAATAAATCGCTGGCGCATCCGGGCAGCGTTGACAGCCTGCCCACCTCGGCGAACCAGGAAGATCACGTCTCCATGGCGACCTATGCGGCACGCCGCCTCGGCAGCATGTGTTTCAACACCGCAGCCGTGGTGGGCATTGAAGCGATGGCTGCCGCACAAGGTATTGATTTCCATCGCCCGCTGCAGAGTTCGCCGACGCTGGAACAGGAGATGAGCCGCATCCGTGAAAAAGTGGCCTTCCTCGATCACGACCGTTTACTGGCGCCGGATATTGAATCTATGCGCCTGTGGGCCAGCGATTCTGTCTGGCCACACTCCCTTACCGCGCTGCTGCCAAGTCAGCGTAAGACTGTTAATTAA
- the hutU gene encoding urocanate hydratase yields MSETLTQAVAREIRAPRGNELHCANWLIEAAYRMIQNNLDPDVAERPEDLVVYGGIGKAARNWECFEQILRSLRALQPEETLLIQSGKPVGVFRTHADAPRVLLANSNLVPHWATWDHFHELDKKGLMMYGQMTAGSWIYIGAQGIVQGTFETFAEAGRQHYASDLRGRWILTAGLGGMGGAQPLAGVLAGASVLAIECQESRIDFRIRTRYVDHKAYTLDDALELIDQANKEKRAISVGLLGNAAEIVPELVKRAKAGGMKPDIVTDQTSAHDPINGYLPIGWDVARWESERISNPKAVEKAARAAMAVHVQAMLDFHHMGVPTVDYGNNIRQVALEEGVQNAFDFPGFVPAYIRPLFCEGKGPFRWVALSGDPEDIYKTDAKLKELFPDHQNLHRWLDMAQERIAFQGLPARICWLGLGERHKAALAFNEMVRNGELKAPIVIGRDHLDCGSVASPNRETEAMKDGSDAVSDWPLLNALLNTAGGATWVSLHHGGGVGMGFSQHSGVVIVCDGTKEADARLGRVLWNDPATGVMRHADAGYEQAQACAHEHGLNLPMQK; encoded by the coding sequence ATGAGCGAAACTTTGACTCAGGCTGTAGCCCGTGAAATCCGTGCACCGCGCGGTAATGAATTACACTGCGCCAACTGGTTGATTGAAGCGGCGTACCGCATGATCCAGAACAACCTCGATCCTGATGTGGCAGAGCGCCCGGAAGATCTGGTGGTGTACGGCGGCATCGGTAAAGCCGCGCGTAACTGGGAGTGCTTTGAACAAATTCTGCGTTCGCTGCGTGCATTACAGCCGGAAGAGACACTGCTGATCCAGTCTGGTAAACCGGTTGGCGTGTTCCGCACCCATGCCGATGCGCCGCGCGTGCTGCTGGCTAACTCCAACCTCGTGCCGCATTGGGCAACGTGGGATCACTTCCACGAGCTGGATAAAAAAGGCCTGATGATGTACGGCCAGATGACGGCCGGATCGTGGATCTACATCGGCGCACAGGGCATCGTGCAGGGTACGTTTGAGACCTTTGCCGAAGCCGGTCGCCAGCATTACGCCAGCGATCTGCGCGGCCGCTGGATCCTCACCGCCGGTTTAGGCGGCATGGGCGGCGCCCAACCGCTGGCGGGCGTATTGGCCGGTGCCAGCGTGCTGGCGATTGAGTGCCAGGAGTCACGCATCGATTTCCGTATTCGTACTCGCTACGTCGACCATAAAGCCTATACGCTGGATGACGCGCTGGAACTGATTGATCAGGCAAATAAAGAGAAACGTGCTATTTCTGTTGGCCTGCTGGGCAACGCGGCTGAAATCGTGCCAGAGCTGGTTAAGCGCGCCAAGGCGGGTGGCATGAAGCCGGATATTGTTACCGATCAGACCTCGGCGCACGATCCGATTAATGGCTATCTGCCGATCGGTTGGGATGTGGCACGCTGGGAATCTGAGCGCATCAGCAACCCGAAAGCGGTAGAAAAAGCCGCGCGCGCCGCCATGGCGGTGCATGTGCAGGCGATGCTGGATTTCCATCATATGGGCGTGCCAACCGTGGATTACGGCAATAACATCCGTCAGGTCGCGCTGGAAGAAGGCGTGCAGAATGCCTTCGATTTCCCGGGTTTTGTACCGGCCTATATACGTCCACTGTTCTGCGAAGGCAAAGGCCCGTTCCGCTGGGTGGCGCTGTCGGGCGATCCAGAAGATATCTACAAGACCGATGCCAAACTGAAGGAGCTGTTCCCGGACCATCAAAACCTGCATCGCTGGCTGGATATGGCGCAGGAGCGCATCGCCTTCCAGGGCTTACCGGCACGTATCTGCTGGCTCGGCCTTGGCGAACGTCATAAAGCGGCGCTGGCGTTCAATGAAATGGTGCGCAACGGCGAGCTGAAAGCGCCTATCGTGATTGGGCGCGATCACCTGGATTGTGGTTCCGTTGCATCACCTAACCGTGAAACCGAAGCGATGAAAGACGGGTCAGATGCGGTATCGGATTGGCCGCTGCTGAATGCCCTGCTGAACACCGCAGGCGGCGCAACCTGGGTGAGCCTGCATCATGGCGGCGGCGTCGGTATGGGCTTCTCGCAGCACTCCGGCGTAGTGATTGTGTGTGACGGCACGAAAGAAGCCGATGCACGCTTGGGACGCGTGCTGTGGAACGACCCGGCGACCGGCGTGATGCGTCACGCGGATGCGGGTTACGAGCAGGCGCAGGCCTGTGCACATGAGCACGGCCTGAACCTGCCAATGCAGAAATAA
- a CDS encoding M20 aminoacylase family protein, translated as MSLPAVLLENALHWRRQLHQHPELGYQEQQTSELVANVLADAGLQVFRGLAGTGVIGTLENGPGPIIGLRADMDALPITEKGDPQWKSQQAGVMHACGHDGHTAILLAAACHLATTRNFSGTLHFIFQPAEENLGGARKMVEEGLLQRFPMDAVYAMHNWPGMPVGTLAVNPDAMMASLDSFEITLHGKSCHAAMPESGADPMVVAAELILALQTIPSRRLSPLASAVVSVTQIHGGEAINVIPEQIVLRGTVRCLQTDVRNRVRGLIEDFVTTLPRPFGVSGEIHWYPGYPVTANHAEQAEQVRAVAVDMLGEAQVSWQVNPSMASEDFACMLEACPGAYFWLGADGATPSAPLHNAHYDFNDELLPIGITFWQQLVERVLAKT; from the coding sequence ATGAGCCTGCCTGCTGTCCTGCTGGAAAACGCCCTGCACTGGCGTCGTCAGTTACATCAACATCCTGAACTGGGTTACCAGGAGCAGCAAACCAGCGAGCTGGTCGCTAACGTTCTGGCTGATGCCGGATTACAGGTGTTTCGTGGCCTGGCGGGCACCGGCGTCATTGGCACGTTAGAAAACGGTCCCGGCCCAATAATTGGTCTGCGTGCTGATATGGATGCGCTGCCGATCACCGAAAAAGGCGATCCCCAGTGGAAGTCACAGCAAGCGGGGGTGATGCACGCCTGCGGTCACGATGGCCACACCGCTATCTTACTGGCGGCGGCGTGTCATCTGGCGACAACGCGTAACTTTAGCGGCACCCTTCACTTTATCTTCCAGCCCGCCGAAGAGAATCTCGGCGGCGCGCGCAAGATGGTGGAAGAAGGTCTGCTTCAGCGCTTCCCGATGGATGCGGTTTACGCCATGCACAACTGGCCGGGTATGCCGGTGGGTACGCTGGCAGTGAATCCTGATGCGATGATGGCGTCACTCGACTCGTTTGAAATTACGCTGCACGGTAAAAGCTGCCATGCAGCGATGCCGGAAAGCGGTGCCGACCCAATGGTGGTGGCGGCGGAACTGATTCTGGCGCTGCAAACCATTCCGTCACGTCGGCTGTCGCCGCTGGCATCGGCGGTAGTGAGCGTAACGCAGATCCACGGTGGCGAAGCGATTAACGTTATCCCCGAGCAGATTGTGTTGCGCGGCACGGTGCGATGTTTGCAGACCGACGTGCGCAATCGCGTGCGCGGTCTGATTGAGGATTTTGTGACGACATTGCCGCGCCCGTTTGGCGTCAGCGGCGAGATTCATTGGTATCCCGGCTATCCGGTTACTGCCAACCATGCCGAGCAGGCAGAGCAGGTGCGCGCAGTTGCCGTGGATATGCTCGGCGAGGCGCAGGTTAGCTGGCAGGTTAACCCTTCTATGGCATCAGAAGATTTTGCCTGCATGCTGGAAGCCTGCCCCGGCGCCTATTTCTGGCTGGGTGCCGATGGTGCGACGCCGTCCGCACCACTGCACAACGCTCATTACGATTTTAATGATGAGCTGCTGCCGATTGGTATTACCTTCTGGCAGCAGTTAGTGGAGCGCGTGCTGGCGAAAACCTGA
- the ybiB gene encoding DNA-binding protein YbiB: protein MELNKIIKEIGRGKNHARDIDFDTAQALYSAMLAGEVPELELGGILIALRIKGEGEEEMRGFYHAMQQQMMPLQAPANRPMPIVIPSYNGARRQGNLTPLLALLLVKLGFPVLLHGVSDDPTRVTSEAVLAALDIAPVTTAEQAQAKLDNGELAFITIDHLCAPMAKQLSLRWRMGVRNSAHTLAKLATPFAERAALRLASVSHPEYVPRVGKFFQDIDAPAILLNGTEGEVYANPQRCPAINHIRGAGAEAEVWVERQPEVSMELPESKSAPDTAAWIKQVLAGERAVPQALRLQLACCLVATGESANLADADARLQLAEI from the coding sequence ATGGAACTGAACAAAATCATTAAAGAGATTGGGCGTGGCAAAAATCACGCGCGCGATATCGATTTCGACACGGCGCAGGCGCTATACAGCGCGATGCTGGCGGGTGAAGTACCGGAACTGGAGTTGGGTGGCATCCTGATTGCGCTGCGCATTAAAGGCGAAGGTGAAGAGGAGATGCGTGGTTTTTATCACGCCATGCAGCAGCAGATGATGCCGCTGCAGGCGCCCGCTAATCGCCCAATGCCGATCGTCATTCCCAGCTACAATGGCGCGCGTCGTCAGGGCAATCTGACGCCGCTGCTGGCGCTGCTGCTGGTGAAACTCGGCTTCCCGGTGCTGCTGCACGGCGTGAGTGACGATCCGACGCGCGTCACCAGCGAAGCGGTGCTGGCGGCGCTGGATATCGCGCCCGTCACGACAGCAGAACAGGCGCAGGCGAAGCTGGATAACGGCGAGCTGGCGTTCATCACCATCGATCATTTGTGTGCGCCGATGGCGAAACAGCTGTCGCTGCGCTGGCGCATGGGCGTGCGCAACAGCGCGCATACGTTGGCGAAACTCGCTACTCCTTTTGCTGAGCGCGCCGCGCTGCGGCTGGCCAGCGTGTCGCATCCGGAATATGTGCCGCGCGTCGGTAAATTCTTCCAGGACATTGATGCACCGGCGATTTTGCTAAATGGCACGGAAGGTGAGGTGTATGCCAATCCGCAGCGCTGTCCGGCGATTAACCACATTCGCGGCGCAGGTGCCGAAGCGGAAGTGTGGGTTGAGCGCCAGCCGGAAGTGAGTATGGAGCTGCCGGAAAGTAAAAGCGCACCGGATACCGCCGCGTGGATCAAGCAGGTGTTAGCCGGTGAACGCGCCGTGCCGCAGGCACTGCGTTTGCAGCTGGCATGCTGTTTGGTGGCGACCGGTGAATCGGCCAACCTGGCAGACGCGGACGCGCGTTTACAATTGGCAGAGATTTAA